From a single Calothrix sp. NIES-2098 genomic region:
- a CDS encoding fatty acid desaturase, with product MLTSEARKPLTVPPKEFLAPPGDFNPTLLLFFAAVTMLVLSNFGYWLWEWPHWLCFSINTLALHCSGTVIHDACHQAAHRNRVINAMLGHGSALMLAFAFPVFTRVHLQHHAHVNHPKDDPDHYVSTGGPLWLIAVRFLYHEVFFFQRQLWRKYELLEWFISRLIVVSIVYISVQYHFLGYILNFWFIPAFIVGIALGLFFDYLPHRPFVERDRWKNARVYPNPILNILILGQNYHLIHHLWPSIPWYNYQPTYHLMKPLLDEKGCYQTSGLLQRKDFFEFVYDIFLGIRFHHQKPTEN from the coding sequence ATGCTTACGTCGGAGGCAAGGAAGCCACTGACAGTCCCTCCCAAGGAATTTTTAGCACCTCCCGGTGATTTTAACCCTACACTGCTACTGTTTTTTGCAGCAGTGACGATGCTAGTGTTATCTAACTTTGGTTACTGGTTGTGGGAATGGCCGCACTGGCTTTGCTTTAGCATTAATACTCTAGCGTTACATTGTTCTGGGACGGTGATTCATGACGCTTGTCATCAAGCTGCCCATCGCAACCGAGTCATCAATGCGATGTTAGGGCATGGTAGTGCGTTGATGCTAGCTTTTGCTTTTCCAGTGTTTACGCGAGTGCATTTGCAGCATCACGCCCATGTTAATCATCCCAAAGACGATCCAGATCATTATGTCTCAACTGGCGGGCCGCTGTGGCTGATTGCGGTGCGGTTTCTGTACCATGAAGTATTTTTCTTTCAACGGCAACTGTGGCGTAAATATGAGCTACTAGAATGGTTTATTAGCCGCTTGATTGTTGTGTCAATTGTTTATATTTCAGTCCAGTACCACTTTTTGGGCTATATTCTCAATTTTTGGTTTATACCAGCATTTATTGTGGGCATAGCACTGGGATTATTCTTTGATTATCTGCCCCATCGTCCTTTTGTCGAGCGCGATCGCTGGAAAAATGCTCGCGTCTATCCTAACCCCATTCTCAATATCTTGATTTTGGGGCAAAATTATCACCTGATTCATCATTTATGGCCTTCCATTCCCTGGTATAATTACCAACCTACATACCATTTAATGAAACCGCTGTTAGATGAAAAAGGTTGTTATCAAACTTCAGGATTATTACAAAGAAAAGATTTTTTTGAGTTTGTTTACGACATATTTTTAGGCATTCGGTTTCACCATCAAAAACCAACTGAGAACTAA
- a CDS encoding serine/threonine protein kinase, protein MLNSKLLGDRYQVVEVLSQGAFCQTYRVQDTYLPNHPTCVVKHFLPSSKYAIPIEIRRRLFSREVEALKKLSNYDLVPHLLANFEDNFEFYLVQEFIEGHPLSAELSPGHCWSETKVFQLLYEVLTILNFVHSQGLIHRDVKPNNIIRRKQDNRLILIDFGAVKPIWNQLIRGQEETAIFTPIEQYTTIAIGTPGYMPSEQQRGKPRLNSDIYALGMIGIQALTGVHPTQLPEDSNSGEIIWQNLAQVSSGLASVLNKMVRYHFQDRYKSAKEALEALLELSNFYVSPASVNIQLEYQLAFGAQEHDRVSGDEIFTPLINDESTDITLSDTLSPTTNIYSQIKKSQNSSLVKDRSTQISNATVSLFSRKPALLIGLVVGVFSGLVLMIVSYWSLQLVNPEPQVQDLRLQIPEEQR, encoded by the coding sequence ATGTTAAATAGCAAGTTACTAGGCGATCGTTACCAGGTTGTTGAAGTTTTGAGTCAAGGAGCGTTTTGTCAAACCTACAGAGTCCAAGACACCTATCTTCCCAATCATCCTACCTGTGTCGTCAAACATTTTTTACCTAGCAGTAAATATGCAATTCCAATCGAAATTCGCAGACGGCTATTTTCGCGAGAAGTAGAGGCCCTGAAAAAACTGAGCAATTATGATTTAGTGCCTCATCTTTTAGCTAATTTTGAAGACAACTTTGAGTTCTACTTAGTACAAGAGTTCATTGAAGGACATCCCCTCAGCGCGGAACTTTCACCAGGTCATTGCTGGTCGGAAACCAAGGTTTTTCAACTTTTGTATGAAGTCTTGACTATTCTCAATTTTGTTCACAGTCAAGGACTAATTCATCGAGATGTCAAACCGAACAATATTATTAGGCGGAAGCAAGATAATCGTTTAATTCTGATTGATTTTGGTGCTGTTAAGCCAATTTGGAATCAACTGATTAGAGGTCAAGAAGAAACTGCGATATTTACCCCTATAGAACAATACACTACGATCGCGATCGGTACTCCTGGTTATATGCCGTCAGAGCAACAACGAGGCAAACCGCGCTTAAATAGTGACATTTACGCTCTGGGAATGATTGGTATTCAAGCGCTGACAGGGGTACATCCAACACAATTGCCAGAGGATTCTAATTCAGGTGAGATAATTTGGCAAAACTTGGCACAGGTTAGTAGTGGATTGGCTTCAGTACTGAATAAAATGGTGCGCTACCACTTTCAAGACCGATATAAGTCAGCTAAAGAAGCATTAGAAGCACTCTTAGAACTAAGCAATTTTTATGTTTCTCCAGCATCAGTCAACATTCAATTAGAATATCAACTAGCCTTTGGTGCGCAGGAACACGATCGAGTTTCTGGTGATGAGATATTTACACCATTGATTAACGACGAATCGACCGATATTACACTATCAGATACGCTGTCACCGACAACTAATATCTACTCGCAAATAAAAAAATCACAAAATTCCTCATTAGTAAAGGATCGTAGTACCCAGATTAGCAATGCTACTGTTTCTCTTTTTTCTAGAAAACCTGCTTTGTTAATTGGCTTAGTAGTAGGCGTGTTCTCTGGATTAGTTCTCATGATTGTTAGCTACTGGTCTTTACAGCTAGTTAATCCTGAGCCTCAAGTCCAAGATTTGCGTCTACAAATACCAGAGGAACAGCGTTAA
- a CDS encoding PRC-barrel domain-containing protein AvaK: protein MALYKLNDFDPNYRDTFQGSDIKGLGVYAEGTDEKIGTVNDVLVDDEGHFRYLVVDLGFWIFGKKVLLPIGRARIDYNVDRVYAIGMTRQQAEDLPEFNERSGVDYDYEERVRGVYRRPLDATGSVDTTSAVDTTAPLDTSYQPLTTPTYPTYNRDTYTYDNEPGLFNINERDNQTLKLYEERLIANKRRQKAGEVAIGKRVETETASVEIPLERERVVIERVTPTDAGRPVAPGEANFREGEVARVEIYEETPDIRKEAVVREEVRVKKVVEQETSEAQATVRREELDVDTTGGLPIDER, encoded by the coding sequence ATGGCACTTTACAAATTAAATGATTTTGATCCTAACTACCGCGATACTTTTCAAGGTAGCGATATTAAAGGGCTTGGTGTTTATGCAGAAGGCACCGATGAAAAGATTGGTACTGTCAACGATGTTTTAGTAGATGATGAGGGACATTTCCGCTATCTAGTTGTTGACTTAGGCTTCTGGATTTTTGGTAAAAAAGTATTGCTACCTATTGGACGCGCTCGGATTGATTATAACGTTGACCGCGTCTATGCCATTGGTATGACCAGACAGCAAGCTGAAGATTTACCAGAATTCAACGAACGCTCCGGAGTTGATTACGACTATGAAGAACGGGTACGTGGCGTATACCGTCGTCCTCTAGATGCAACAGGCTCTGTAGATACAACATCTGCTGTAGACACAACAGCACCTTTAGATACAAGCTATCAGCCATTGACAACACCAACTTATCCTACTTACAACCGCGATACTTACACTTACGACAACGAGCCTGGTTTGTTCAACATCAATGAGCGTGACAACCAAACTCTAAAATTGTATGAAGAACGGCTAATTGCGAATAAGAGACGCCAGAAAGCTGGAGAAGTAGCAATTGGTAAGCGCGTTGAAACTGAGACTGCAAGTGTAGAAATTCCTTTGGAAAGGGAGCGCGTAGTAATTGAGCGTGTAACACCAACAGATGCAGGCCGTCCTGTTGCTCCTGGCGAAGCTAATTTCCGTGAAGGTGAAGTAGCTCGCGTAGAAATTTATGAAGAAACTCCTGACATTCGCAAGGAAGCAGTTGTGCGTGAAGAAGTCAGAGTCAAAAAAGTTGTAGAGCAAGAAACTTCGGAAGCTCAAGCAACTGTGCGTCGTGAAGAATTAGATGTAGATACTACTGGCGGACTGCCAATTGATGAACGCTAA
- a CDS encoding K+ channel, inward rectifier translates to MRFRLQKLFRKHKPHRSQRVYIKVRDGQFHIVGLGAWYSYWRDPYHLLLTIPWTGFLLLTAVAYIATNAIFALAYLAGGDCIENARPGSFLDVFFFSVQTLASIGYGAMYPKTAYANTIVTVEAMAGLMGIAVTTGLAFARFSRPTARVLFSRVAVITPHDGEPTLMFRTANQRRNLILEAQMRVYLMRDEITAEGHYIRRIHDLKLRRNQSPSFTLTWLAMHTIDEYSPLYGLTGESLVETNTTLVVTVSGIDETVAQVVNARHTYSATEILWNYQFVNIMHDTEDGHRYIDYQKFHEVLALDEMS, encoded by the coding sequence ATGAGATTTCGATTGCAGAAACTTTTTCGGAAGCACAAGCCGCATCGCTCCCAGCGAGTTTATATCAAAGTCAGGGACGGACAATTCCATATTGTCGGCTTGGGTGCTTGGTATTCTTACTGGCGCGATCCTTATCATCTGCTGTTAACAATTCCCTGGACTGGCTTTTTATTACTAACTGCTGTTGCTTATATAGCTACTAATGCCATATTTGCTTTAGCTTACCTTGCAGGCGGAGACTGTATTGAAAATGCTCGACCCGGCTCTTTTTTAGATGTCTTCTTTTTTAGCGTACAAACCCTAGCATCTATTGGCTACGGGGCGATGTATCCTAAAACAGCTTACGCTAATACAATTGTCACCGTTGAAGCGATGGCAGGTTTGATGGGAATTGCCGTCACCACAGGACTAGCGTTTGCTCGATTCTCCCGTCCCACTGCGCGCGTGCTGTTTAGCCGTGTTGCTGTCATTACACCCCATGATGGCGAGCCAACTCTCATGTTCCGCACAGCTAATCAGCGTCGCAACCTAATTCTGGAAGCACAAATGCGAGTGTACCTCATGCGGGACGAGATCACAGCAGAAGGACACTATATACGTCGGATTCACGATCTCAAACTGCGCCGGAATCAGTCACCTAGCTTTACATTAACTTGGTTAGCGATGCATACAATTGATGAGTATAGTCCTCTGTATGGGCTGACTGGAGAATCGTTAGTTGAGACTAATACTACGCTTGTAGTTACAGTAAGTGGGATTGATGAAACAGTGGCACAGGTTGTTAATGCCCGTCATACCTATAGTGCTACTGAGATTCTATGGAATTATCAGTTTGTGAATATCATGCACGACACAGAGGATGGGCATCGTTATATTGATTACCAGAAATTCCACGAGGTTTTAGCGCTGGATGAAATGAGTTGA
- a CDS encoding periplasmic phosphate-binding protein of phosphate ABC transporter, translating into MTNDSKKSVPLSQDAVQIIRGLIIGELVTVAIIGGLWLWLRPRLQVDNDAFAASGRGRATTSALATSNFQTVTNIPIGSFNYGGSTAWAPIRQLVDSQIQIARPELQLRYVNPTTISPGSGSGIQMLLDGKLDFAESSRPLTDEEKDRARKQGFILAEHQVGIDGVAVVVNPALKVSGLTVEQLQQIYLGQITNWKQVGGPDLAITPFSQHPENADVVLISGKQALDKQTLGSNVQYVYSTTEALRRLNQTPGGIYYASARGVVHQCTVKPLPLGINTAQLISPYQEPFVPLNECPQKRNQLNTEAIKNGSYPITSKLFVVIKQNQGKEQQVGEAYLRLLATEQGQKAIEQAGLIPERKQEPIAKSK; encoded by the coding sequence ATGACTAATGATAGCAAAAAAAGCGTTCCACTCAGCCAAGATGCCGTACAGATAATTAGAGGTTTGATTATTGGCGAACTGGTGACGGTTGCCATCATTGGTGGACTGTGGTTATGGCTCAGACCACGCCTTCAAGTCGATAACGATGCTTTCGCTGCCTCTGGTCGAGGTAGAGCAACTACTTCTGCACTTGCAACTTCAAACTTTCAGACTGTCACTAATATTCCTATAGGATCGTTCAACTACGGTGGTAGCACGGCTTGGGCACCAATTAGGCAGCTTGTAGACTCTCAGATTCAAATTGCTCGTCCGGAGCTACAGTTGCGCTACGTTAACCCTACTACTATCAGTCCTGGGTCTGGTTCTGGAATTCAGATGTTGCTTGATGGAAAATTGGATTTTGCTGAATCTTCCCGTCCTCTCACAGATGAAGAAAAAGATCGGGCTAGAAAGCAAGGCTTCATACTTGCAGAACATCAAGTTGGGATTGATGGGGTAGCAGTAGTAGTCAACCCAGCACTCAAAGTATCAGGCTTAACTGTCGAGCAATTACAACAAATTTATTTGGGACAAATTACCAACTGGAAACAAGTAGGCGGGCCAGACTTGGCTATTACTCCGTTCTCTCAACATCCAGAAAATGCTGATGTAGTATTAATATCTGGCAAGCAGGCTTTAGATAAGCAAACCCTTGGCTCTAATGTTCAGTATGTTTACTCCACAACAGAAGCACTGCGCCGTCTCAACCAAACTCCTGGAGGAATATATTACGCTTCTGCGCGGGGAGTGGTGCATCAATGTACGGTCAAGCCGCTACCTTTAGGTATAAATACTGCACAGCTAATTTCTCCCTATCAAGAACCCTTTGTACCGCTAAACGAGTGTCCGCAAAAGCGCAATCAACTGAACACGGAAGCAATCAAAAATGGTAGTTATCCCATTACCTCTAAATTATTTGTAGTGATTAAGCAGAATCAGGGTAAAGAACAACAAGTAGGAGAAGCCTATCTCAGACTTTTAGCCACTGAACAGGGGCAAAAGGCAATTGAGCAAGCTGGCTTAATTCCAGAAAGGAAGCAGGAGCCAATAGCCAAAAGCAAGTAA